A genomic stretch from Lathyrus oleraceus cultivar Zhongwan6 chromosome 2, CAAS_Psat_ZW6_1.0, whole genome shotgun sequence includes:
- the LOC127117890 gene encoding urease accessory protein F, which produces MQTKEEHGQPVFENSFLQWSQWQLLDSILPTGGFAHSFGLEAAVQSRIVSDSNDLKTFLIHVLENTGSLFLPFVYSACTSPNMENWHNLDRILDATLTNEVGRKASISQGSALMRVASAVFSEMPSLKTMRDASLKLGTVTFHHAPIFGLTCGALGFDSTSSQRAYMFITMRDVISAATRLNLIGPLGAALLQHQVAPIAEVILEKWMNRDVEEACQTMPLLDTVQGCHGYLFSRLFSS; this is translated from the coding sequence ATGCAAACGAAGGAAGAGCACGGCCAACCTGTCTTTGAAAACTCATTTTTACAGTGGAGTCAATGGCAGTTGTTGGATTCGATTCTACCTACAGGTGGATTTGCTCATTCTTTTGGTCTTGAAGCCGCAGTTCAGTCGCGTATAGTGTCTGATTCCAACGACCTCAAGACATTTCTTATTCATGTATTAGAGAATACGGGAAGCTTATTCCTTCCATTCGTGTATTCAGCTTGCACGTCACCGAATATGGAAAACTGGCATAACCTCGACAGAATATTGGATGCTACCCTTACTAACGAAGTGGGTCGAAAGGCGTCAATCTCGCAAGGATCTGCGTTAATGAGGGTAGCTTCAGCTGTGTTTTCCGAGATGCCATCTCTCAAAACAATGAGAGATGCTTCATTAAAGTTAGGAACTGTAACTTTTCATCACGCTCCTATATTCGGACTAACATGTGGAGCATTGGGATTCGATAGTACGAGTTCTCAGAGAGCTTATATGTTCATCACAATGAGGGATGTGATATCGGCTGCTACGAGACTGAACTTGATAGGACCACTTGGAGCAGCATTGTTGCAGCATCAAGTTGCTCCTATCGCTGAAGTTATATTAGAAAAATGGATGAATCGAGATGTTGAGGAAGCTTGTCAAACTATGCCTCTTCTAGATACCGTGCAAGGTTGCCATGGTTATTTGTTTTCTAGACTGTTTTCGTCTTAG